In one window of Anser cygnoides isolate HZ-2024a breed goose chromosome 3, Taihu_goose_T2T_genome, whole genome shotgun sequence DNA:
- the CNPY3 gene encoding protein canopy homolog 3, producing MAAVGPAVLLPPLLLLLAAAGGDDSDWVRLPSKCEVCKYVALELKSAFEETGKTKEVIDTKYGFLDGKGSAVKYTQSDIRLIEVTENICKRLLDYNLHKERSGSNRFAKGMSETFETLHNLVHKGVKVVMDIPYELWNETSAEVADLKKQCDVLVEEYEDVIEDWYRHHQTEDLSQFLCADHVLKGKDASCLAEKWTGKKGDLASMGEKPSKKKSGKKKKKTVKEQSEGIESLPDAGATLEEHGVQEEAPLPHSPADEL from the exons ATGGCGGCGGTGGGCCCCGCcgtgctgctgccgccgctgctgctgctgctggcggcggcgggcggcgacgACTCGGACTGGGTGCGGCTGCCCAGCAAGTGCGAGG TGTGCAAGTACGTGGCGCTGGAGCTGAAGTCTGCTTTTGAGGAGACCGGCAAGACCAAGGAGGTGATCGACACGAAGTATGGCTTCCTGGACGGGAAGGGCTCTGCCGTCAAGTACACGCAGTC GGACATCCGGCTCATCGAGGTGACGGAGAACATCTGCAAGAGGCTGCTGGATTACAACCTGCACAAGGAGAGGAGCGGCAGCAACAGATTTGCAAAG GGCATGTCGGAAACCTTTGAGACCCTGCACAACCTGGTGCACAAGGGCGTCAAGGTGGTGATGGACATCCCTTACGAGCTGTGGAACGAGACCTCCGCCGAGGTGGCCGACCTCAAAAAGCAG TGCGACGTGCTGGTGGAGGAGTACGAAGACGTGATCGAGGACTGGTACAGGCACCACCAGACAGAGGATCTCTCCCAGTTTCTCTGTGCTGACCACGTGCTAAAAGGGAAGGACGCGA gctgcctggcggagaagtGGACCGGCAAGAAGGGCGACTTGGCGAGCATGGGGGAGAAGCCGAGCAAGAAAAAGAGcgggaagaagaagaagaaaaccgTGAAGGAGCAGAGTGAGGGCATCGAGAGCCTCCCCGATGCAGGGGCCACCCTGGAGGAGCACGGTGTCCAGGAGGAGGCCCCGctcccccacagccctgccgACGAACTGTAG
- the PTCRA gene encoding pre T-cell antigen receptor alpha, with protein sequence MEVLCVLLASALLPLLPPSGASVPTLAPPLTMVVDGQHRQLVVCVVSDVPPGSGDAVWISSGNGSALQSFTYGASPEDGGTVCAVSILPESPLEGGLLACHVGPNSTAPARSSSPVPVAGSGEEAELCPSATIGPHACASAVLLAAARVVLLKVALLDALLTSALMAQR encoded by the exons atGGAGGTGCTCTGCGTGCTGCTGGCCTCCGCCCTGCTCCCGCTCCTGCCCC CCTCCGGGGCCTCCGTGCCCACGCTGGCGCCGCCGTTGACCATGGTGGTGGACGGGCAACACCGGCAGCTGGTGGTGTGCGTGGTGAGCGACGTGCCGCCCGGCTCTGGCGACGCTGTGTGGATCTCCAGCGGGAACGGCAGCGCCCTGCAGTCCTTCACCTACGGGGCCTCACCGGAGGACGGCGGCACCGTCTGCGCCGTCTCCATCCTCCCCGAAAGCCCCCTGGAGGGTGGGCTTCTGGCTTGCCACGTGGGGCCCAACAGCACCGCTCCGGCCCGCAGctccagccccgtccccgtcgCAG GCAGCGGCgaggaggcagagctgtgccccAGCGCCACGATCG GGCCTCATGCCTGCGCCTCCGCCGTCCTGCTGGCGGCCGCCCGCGTGGTGCTGCTGAAGGTGGCGCTCCTCGATGCCCTCCTCACCTCCGCCCTCATGGCCCAGCGGTga
- the GNMT gene encoding glycine N-methyltransferase, with product MVDSVYRTRSLGVAAEGLPDQYADGRAARVWQLYIGDTRSRTAEYRSWLLALLRQHRCRSVLDVACGTGVDSIMLLEEGFQVTSVDASDKMLKYALKERWERRKEEPFDRWVIEEANWLTLEKDLEKPGDGFDAVICLGNSFAHLPDFKGDQSDHKLALRNIASMVRPGGVLVIDHRNYDHILATGCAPPGKNIYYKSDLTKDITTSVLLVNNKAHMVTLDYTVQVPPTEAGASPELSKFRLSYYPHRLEAFTALLKGAFQGKCQHSVLGDFQPYTPGQAHIPCYFIHVVKKTA from the exons ATGGTGGACAGCGTGTACCGGACGCGGTCGCTGGGGGTGGCGGCGGAGGGGCTGCCGGACCAGTACGCGGACGGGCGGGCGGCCCGCGTGTGGCAGCTGTACATCGGGGACACGCGGAGCCGCACGGCCGAGTACCGCAGCTGGCTCCTGGCGCTGCTCCGCCAGCACCGCTGCCGCTCCGTGCTCGACGTGGCCTGCGGCACCGG ggtggACTCCATcatgctgctggaggagggcttCCAGGTGACCAGCGTGGACGCCAGCGACAAGATGCTCAAGTACGCGCTGAAGGAGCGCTGGGAGCGGCGCAAGGAGGAGCCCTTCGACCGATGGG TCATCGAGGAGGCCAACTGGCTCACactggagaaggacctggagaAGCCAGGGGACGGGTTCGACGCCGTCATCTGCCTGGGCAACTCCTTCGCGCACCTGCCTGACTTCAAAG GGGACCAGAGCGACCACAAGCTGGCCCTGAGGAACATCGCCAGCATGGTGCGGCCCGGGGGCGTCCTGGTCATCGACCACCGCAACTACGACCATATCCTGGCCACGGGCTGCGCGCCGCCCGGCAAGAACATCTACTACAAG AGCGACTTGACCAAGGACATCACCACCTCGGTGCTGCTGGTGAACAACAAGGCCCACATGGTGACCCTGGACTACACTGTGCAGGTCCCCCCGACGGAGGCGGGGGCCTCCCCGGAGCTGAG CAAGTTTCGGCTCTCATACTACCCGCACCGGCTGGAGGCCTTCACGGCGCTGCTGAAGGGTGCCTTCCAGGGGAAGTGCCAGCACAGCGTCCTGGGTGACTTCCAGCCCTACACGCCGGGGCAGGCCCACATCCCCTGCTACTTCATCCACGTCGTGAAGAAGACGGCATGA